A genomic window from Fibrobacterota bacterium includes:
- a CDS encoding sigma 54-interacting transcriptional regulator: MIPGWTLESQKGKGSFALERKLVLVGSAAGCDLRLADLAPRELQILSLPDKVVLEAQGKGVKLDGHALKPGVPQDAPEGGALTLSDGSTWELRKARRSAGAVEPVLQAVELLVESPDPSQCLPRLLEFSAIHLAADEGVLLEGGDPENVIASWPQDLGGTYSRSAVRAAFERGVAVLWAESGEGDAPLDGPSLTRSQIRSILCATLRLPDETVPLGCLYLHRKGTAAAFTEEDRTAFQRLVGMLALVFGSARRRAEEHAALEAFRSAEKGGGILAFSDSMLQTLVQARKFAPASVPVLILGETGTGKERMARQIHESSRRNGPFIAINCAAIPASLMEAELFGHEKGSFTGASADRDGLFDAAKGGTLFLDEVGELAPHLQAALLRALQEKTIRRVGSTHERPVDVRIVAATHRDLEQMVRTGTFRQDLLFRLNVATIAIAPLRDRPADILPLARVFAQKASAEFGVPFSGLSRSAEKALMRHGWPGNVRELENCLQRSILEAGGDRIQSEHMGLKEGESPMGTLAEVREVAERRATESAMARAGGNLTQAAGILGIDRKVLRDLLRRLGMYEASAED, translated from the coding sequence ATGATCCCCGGATGGACGCTGGAAAGCCAAAAGGGAAAGGGCAGTTTCGCCTTGGAACGCAAGCTCGTGCTGGTGGGATCGGCGGCGGGATGCGATCTGCGCCTTGCCGATCTGGCTCCTCGTGAACTGCAGATTTTGTCGCTCCCGGACAAGGTGGTCCTGGAAGCGCAAGGCAAGGGTGTCAAGCTCGATGGCCACGCGCTGAAACCCGGAGTGCCGCAGGACGCGCCCGAGGGCGGAGCGCTGACCCTGTCGGACGGCTCCACCTGGGAATTGCGCAAGGCGCGCCGCAGCGCCGGGGCGGTCGAGCCCGTGCTCCAAGCCGTGGAGCTTCTGGTGGAATCTCCGGACCCCTCCCAATGCCTGCCTCGATTGCTGGAATTCTCCGCCATCCACTTGGCCGCCGACGAAGGGGTGCTGCTGGAGGGCGGCGATCCCGAAAACGTGATCGCTTCCTGGCCGCAGGATCTTGGCGGAACCTACTCGCGATCGGCCGTCCGGGCGGCTTTCGAACGAGGGGTCGCGGTGCTGTGGGCGGAATCCGGCGAAGGGGACGCCCCGTTGGACGGTCCCTCCCTGACCCGCTCCCAGATTCGATCCATCCTGTGCGCGACCTTGCGGTTGCCGGATGAAACCGTCCCGCTGGGATGCTTGTATCTGCATCGCAAGGGGACTGCCGCCGCGTTCACCGAGGAGGATCGCACGGCCTTCCAGCGTCTGGTGGGAATGCTTGCGCTGGTTTTCGGATCGGCACGGCGTCGCGCCGAAGAACACGCTGCGTTGGAGGCGTTTCGCAGCGCGGAAAAAGGCGGTGGGATCCTGGCCTTTTCGGATTCGATGCTGCAAACGCTTGTCCAGGCCAGGAAATTCGCACCTGCCAGCGTTCCTGTTCTGATCCTGGGCGAGACGGGAACCGGCAAGGAGCGCATGGCTCGCCAGATCCACGAATCTTCCCGCCGCAACGGGCCGTTCATCGCGATCAACTGCGCGGCGATTCCGGCAAGCCTCATGGAGGCGGAATTGTTCGGCCACGAAAAAGGCTCCTTCACCGGGGCTTCGGCCGACCGCGATGGTCTGTTCGATGCCGCCAAAGGGGGGACGCTCTTTTTGGATGAAGTCGGAGAATTGGCGCCGCACCTGCAGGCGGCCCTATTGCGGGCGCTGCAGGAGAAAACCATTCGTCGGGTCGGATCCACGCACGAACGGCCGGTGGACGTGCGGATCGTGGCGGCGACCCACCGGGACCTGGAACAGATGGTCCGTACTGGCACCTTCCGACAGGATCTGTTGTTTCGGCTCAATGTGGCAACCATCGCGATCGCGCCGCTGCGCGATCGTCCGGCCGACATCCTCCCCCTGGCACGGGTCTTCGCCCAAAAAGCCTCCGCCGAATTCGGGGTGCCGTTTTCCGGGTTGTCCCGCTCGGCGGAGAAGGCCCTGATGCGTCATGGCTGGCCGGGAAATGTCCGGGAGCTGGAGAACTGCCTGCAGCGCTCGATCCTGGAAGCGGGTGGGGATCGCATCCAATCGGAGCACATGGGGCTCAAGGAGGGCGAATCTCCCATGGGGACCCTTGCCGAAGTCCGGGAGGTCGCGGAACGTCGGGCAACGGAATCTGCCATGGCGCGTGCTGGTGGAAACCTGACCCAGGCGGCGGGGATTTTGGGAATCGACCGGAAAGTGTTGCGGGATTTACTGCGCAGATTGGGGATGTACGAGGCTTCTGCAGAGGACTGA
- a CDS encoding phosphotransferase, with protein MSGLPGGFSTPIPLGEGGQAKVFLVWQDVPGRWVVLKIAHRAMGESLRREGELLSRLGGGVAPALLDQNLSALEPWLAMTWVEGVPLDCLPDTLPMTDRRALCLQAGLAVARLHGARTIHGDLSAGNLIAKPHGEVAVVDFGLSPTQSLAPSVEGTWEVLPPERFEGGAPDPRWDVFALGVLSLRLIRALPPGEHTRDSWRELCASGELSRWARGRSWALSLALSADPAQRPADAAEWVRLLEKEWGDPPFSKNVLSASVAGYIDKLLASGVDLARRRRDGASGWRLQRERIERSENPEPLLAGLAELRMLERKSRRGWWIAAASVAVAAGAVGGWLWTRPADRPDELVGDDPRPSWIADYAEAEPPIADVLVFDPPPAGAKLLVDGNRRPVPRDGFLRLPSGNHHVELSDSMGRILCDTQWSVPRTPKPTHIAKPPPKGEGRKH; from the coding sequence GTGAGCGGTCTCCCCGGCGGATTCTCCACGCCGATCCCGCTGGGGGAAGGTGGTCAGGCCAAGGTCTTCCTGGTGTGGCAGGATGTGCCTGGTCGCTGGGTGGTGCTGAAGATCGCCCATCGCGCGATGGGCGAGTCGTTGCGCCGCGAAGGCGAGCTCTTGTCGCGACTGGGAGGGGGAGTCGCACCCGCCCTTCTTGATCAGAACCTGTCTGCGCTCGAGCCTTGGCTGGCCATGACCTGGGTGGAAGGCGTCCCCTTGGACTGCCTTCCCGATACGCTTCCGATGACGGACCGGCGCGCGCTTTGTCTCCAGGCGGGACTTGCCGTCGCGCGCCTCCACGGGGCGCGAACCATCCATGGCGATCTATCGGCGGGAAATCTGATTGCCAAACCCCATGGCGAAGTGGCTGTGGTGGATTTCGGGCTTTCGCCCACCCAGAGCTTGGCGCCTTCCGTGGAAGGAACCTGGGAAGTGCTGCCCCCGGAGCGATTCGAGGGGGGGGCTCCGGATCCCCGTTGGGATGTTTTCGCCTTGGGGGTCCTTTCGCTTCGGCTGATCCGCGCCTTGCCACCGGGTGAGCATACGCGGGATTCCTGGCGGGAGCTTTGCGCATCGGGCGAGCTGTCCCGGTGGGCGCGCGGGCGTTCCTGGGCGCTTTCCCTGGCCCTTTCGGCGGATCCGGCCCAGCGCCCCGCCGATGCCGCCGAGTGGGTGCGCCTCCTGGAAAAAGAGTGGGGCGACCCTCCGTTTTCCAAGAACGTGCTTTCCGCCAGTGTCGCCGGCTACATCGACAAACTTTTGGCTTCCGGGGTGGATCTCGCTCGCCGTCGTCGCGATGGCGCATCTGGCTGGCGGTTGCAACGCGAACGGATCGAACGATCGGAAAACCCCGAGCCTTTGCTGGCAGGGCTTGCGGAGCTGCGGATGCTGGAACGCAAGTCCAGGCGAGGCTGGTGGATCGCCGCCGCTTCGGTCGCCGTTGCCGCGGGGGCAGTGGGCGGGTGGCTTTGGACGCGACCGGCCGATCGGCCCGACGAGCTGGTGGGCGACGATCCAAGGCCCTCCTGGATCGCCGATTACGCCGAAGCGGAACCTCCCATCGCGGATGTGCTCGTGTTCGACCCCCCCCCTGCCGGAGCGAAGCTTTTGGTGGACGGAAACCGTCGCCCCGTTCCGCGCGACGGCTTCCTGCGGCTGCCTTCGGGCAACCACCATGTCGAGCTTTCCGATTCGATGGGACGGATCCTCTGCGACACCCAGTGGAGCGTGCCCCGCACCCCCAAACCAACGCATATCGCCAAACCGCCCCCGAAGGGCGAGGGAAGGAAACACTGA
- a CDS encoding tetratricopeptide repeat protein, with translation MRRGFLLISSFLMVFLAACRDPGLDHAREFLQLEDWPRASMTYDQCVQEDAQSAEARLGLAMARLGWARERSQFGMDSLDDWLRVARDLAIVERLDSTQNTRADRADALYRGSLWLQSHSRPARAEAVARLAQKVDPDHAPSAHFLGNLARARNESTDAERWFSRALAADSGFLPAYMGLAEVAVSENDPEGAILYLQMGLRRDATNQWFRERIGALRDSLGWKE, from the coding sequence ATGCGTCGTGGGTTTCTGCTGATTTCCAGCTTCTTGATGGTGTTCCTGGCCGCCTGCCGAGACCCCGGATTGGATCATGCGAGGGAATTCCTCCAGCTGGAGGACTGGCCGCGCGCGAGCATGACCTACGACCAATGCGTCCAAGAAGACGCCCAAAGCGCCGAGGCTCGACTGGGATTGGCCATGGCGCGTCTGGGCTGGGCGCGGGAACGCTCGCAGTTCGGGATGGATTCCTTGGACGATTGGCTGCGGGTGGCGCGCGATCTGGCCATCGTGGAACGATTGGACTCCACGCAGAACACGCGTGCGGATCGAGCGGACGCGTTGTATCGCGGGTCCCTGTGGCTGCAGTCGCACAGTCGGCCGGCCCGTGCGGAGGCCGTCGCGCGATTGGCCCAGAAGGTGGATCCGGATCATGCTCCCTCCGCGCATTTTTTGGGCAATCTCGCGCGCGCCCGGAATGAATCCACCGACGCCGAGCGCTGGTTTTCGCGGGCCCTGGCCGCCGATTCCGGGTTTCTGCCCGCCTATATGGGGCTGGCCGAGGTGGCCGTGTCGGAAAACGACCCGGAAGGTGCCATCCTGTACCTGCAGATGGGGCTGCGCCGGGACGCCACCAACCAATGGTTCCGGGAGCGCATCGGGGCGCTTCGTGATTCCCTGGGGTGGAAGGAGTGA
- a CDS encoding methyltransferase, protein MDWRSRRFGRSAATYHEATPVQAEMASTLAMMLPTQTRTENVLELGSGTGHLTLALLRRFPSARILSTDLSAAMLHQAELRLGGGSSLRWELLDGKAPRHKDAPFDLIASNAMVQWFPDLQSHLAACRALLATDGVLAIGSFGHDHFPELDAILRSTEFGYPEGPGHDPSLLPGLLSANGFGTWKVETFSWPRTYPSAATFLAHLRESGANRPPPEGQILGKQRLKQLLARIEERCGTSEGIVITWKPWFLIAS, encoded by the coding sequence ATGGACTGGCGTTCCCGACGTTTCGGCCGCTCGGCGGCCACCTACCACGAGGCCACCCCCGTCCAGGCCGAAATGGCATCGACCCTCGCCATGATGCTGCCGACGCAGACCAGGACGGAAAATGTCCTGGAGCTGGGATCGGGAACAGGACACCTCACCCTGGCGTTGCTGCGGCGCTTCCCGTCCGCTCGGATCCTTTCCACGGATCTCTCGGCGGCCATGTTGCACCAGGCGGAACTGCGTCTGGGTGGTGGCTCGAGCCTGCGCTGGGAGCTTCTCGACGGAAAGGCGCCTCGCCACAAGGATGCGCCTTTCGATCTGATCGCCTCCAACGCGATGGTCCAGTGGTTCCCGGACCTCCAGTCCCACCTGGCCGCCTGCCGCGCGCTGCTTGCCACGGATGGCGTGCTGGCCATCGGGTCGTTCGGCCACGACCACTTCCCCGAACTGGACGCCATCCTGCGCTCGACGGAATTCGGCTACCCCGAAGGCCCCGGGCACGACCCATCGCTTCTGCCCGGGCTCCTTTCCGCCAACGGATTCGGCACGTGGAAGGTGGAGACGTTTTCCTGGCCTCGGACCTATCCCTCCGCGGCCACCTTCCTGGCCCACCTTCGCGAAAGCGGCGCCAACCGTCCGCCCCCGGAAGGCCAAATCCTGGGCAAGCAGCGATTGAAACAGCTCCTCGCGCGCATCGAGGAACGATGCGGAACATCCGAAGGAATCGTGATCACCTGGAAGCCCTGGTTTTTGATCGCCTCCTGA
- a CDS encoding thioredoxin family protein, with translation MLETILLFLLGAAGTPHVKASLVAEPVSAQPGKPLSMGLRLEPEPGWHFYWVNPGDAGVPPSIAWKTLTGVASVDSLQWPLPDTIPVEPLMTYGYHKTTVLPFSVQIAASASGKIRLSGSAKWLECKEICVPGKAELDLELPVAAAAGGLDPRWEALFAASRQNMAQTLEGWALRAAYTDSAIVISGKASGESAPAKLRFLPLQQAVVDNPAGQKLETVPGAFRLLIKRDAFEHRRPDTLRGILMPSTPWKGHGAVRILLPLVPATPLDTQSISPPPKAGAAETGSPLGLWKALFLAFLGGLLLNLMPCVLPVLSLKVLDLAKKGGFDRKKALAHGALYALGVVLSFVGLAGILLFLRSGGETLGWGFHLQSPRVVAVLSLLMALIAMNLWGLFETGAFVSSKVSKVPSQGWMGSFFTGVTATLVATPCTAPFMGTALGYTLTLPASQTLFVFFALGAGMAAPYLLLSAFPRALAWVPKPGAWMETLKQALGFAMAASAVWLAWLVGRLAGSDAVAVVAGLWVVVGIGGWILGRFALGHVRPAGRIAARLVFVATLVAAGWGVWKGIETRVQAASPSASQERFTEATLPQLRASGKPWFLYFTADWCTTCLVNEGAALHRAAVRQKMSEIGVRVVKADWTARDSVIGATLASFGRQGVPFYVLSDGKTERYLPEVLTEGIVLSALDSLSR, from the coding sequence ATGCTTGAAACGATCCTTTTGTTCCTTCTCGGCGCCGCCGGGACTCCCCATGTGAAGGCCTCCTTGGTGGCCGAGCCCGTTTCCGCCCAGCCGGGAAAGCCATTGTCCATGGGGCTGCGATTGGAGCCGGAGCCGGGCTGGCATTTCTACTGGGTCAACCCGGGCGATGCGGGGGTGCCCCCATCGATCGCTTGGAAGACGCTCACCGGTGTGGCTTCGGTGGATTCCCTGCAGTGGCCGCTTCCCGACACCATCCCGGTGGAGCCGCTGATGACCTACGGGTACCACAAGACCACCGTGCTGCCGTTTTCTGTCCAGATCGCCGCTTCGGCTTCGGGCAAGATCCGGCTGTCGGGCTCGGCCAAATGGCTCGAATGCAAGGAAATCTGCGTTCCCGGCAAGGCCGAGCTGGACCTGGAGCTTCCTGTGGCGGCCGCTGCCGGCGGCTTGGACCCGCGCTGGGAAGCGCTCTTCGCCGCCTCGCGCCAGAACATGGCGCAAACGCTGGAGGGTTGGGCGCTGCGCGCGGCCTACACCGACAGCGCGATCGTGATCTCGGGAAAGGCCTCGGGGGAATCCGCTCCGGCCAAACTCCGGTTTTTGCCGCTGCAGCAGGCCGTGGTGGACAACCCGGCAGGCCAAAAACTTGAAACCGTTCCGGGCGCGTTCCGCCTCTTGATCAAACGCGATGCCTTCGAGCATCGTCGTCCGGACACCCTGCGCGGCATCCTGATGCCGAGCACTCCGTGGAAAGGCCACGGGGCCGTGCGGATTCTTCTGCCGTTGGTGCCGGCCACGCCTCTCGACACTCAATCCATCTCGCCACCGCCCAAGGCAGGGGCGGCGGAAACGGGATCACCACTGGGCCTTTGGAAGGCCCTTTTTTTGGCCTTCCTCGGCGGGTTGTTGCTGAATCTGATGCCGTGCGTGCTGCCCGTGCTCTCGCTGAAGGTGCTGGATCTGGCCAAAAAGGGCGGATTCGATCGGAAGAAGGCCCTGGCCCACGGTGCCTTGTACGCATTGGGCGTGGTGTTGAGTTTCGTGGGGCTCGCGGGAATCCTGCTGTTCCTGCGATCGGGCGGGGAAACACTGGGTTGGGGATTCCATCTGCAATCCCCCCGTGTGGTGGCGGTGCTCTCCTTGTTGATGGCCCTGATCGCCATGAACCTGTGGGGCCTGTTCGAAACCGGGGCGTTCGTGTCCTCGAAGGTCTCCAAAGTCCCCAGCCAAGGTTGGATGGGATCGTTCTTCACGGGCGTGACCGCGACCCTGGTGGCCACACCCTGCACCGCCCCGTTCATGGGGACCGCGCTGGGATACACCCTCACGCTCCCCGCGTCCCAGACGCTTTTTGTCTTCTTCGCGTTGGGTGCGGGAATGGCCGCGCCGTACCTTCTGCTCTCCGCCTTCCCGCGCGCCTTGGCCTGGGTCCCCAAGCCCGGCGCCTGGATGGAGACCCTCAAGCAGGCGCTGGGGTTCGCGATGGCCGCGAGCGCGGTGTGGTTGGCCTGGCTGGTGGGTCGATTGGCCGGATCGGATGCGGTGGCCGTGGTGGCGGGGCTGTGGGTGGTGGTCGGGATCGGCGGATGGATCCTGGGCCGGTTCGCGTTGGGCCATGTGCGTCCGGCGGGGCGGATCGCCGCCCGCTTGGTGTTCGTGGCGACCTTGGTGGCGGCGGGATGGGGAGTCTGGAAGGGCATCGAAACGCGCGTCCAGGCCGCCTCGCCCTCGGCTTCCCAGGAGCGCTTCACCGAAGCGACGCTCCCGCAGCTGCGCGCCTCGGGCAAGCCTTGGTTTCTCTACTTCACCGCCGACTGGTGCACCACCTGCCTGGTCAACGAAGGCGCCGCCCTGCATCGGGCCGCGGTCCGCCAGAAGATGTCAGAAATTGGCGTGCGTGTCGTGAAGGCGGACTGGACGGCGCGGGATTCCGTCATCGGCGCCACCTTGGCCTCGTTCGGTCGCCAAGGGGTGCCGTTCTACGTGCTTTCCGACGGGAAGACGGAACGTTATCTGCCGGAGGTCCTCACCGAGGGGATCGTCCTTTCCGCTCTGGATTCGCTGTCACGCTGA
- a CDS encoding glycosyltransferase family 4 protein translates to MRVLILTSVYPRHHGDSEVPWMRESVRRLVQSGVEVEILAPSWKGLASHEIDGVRVHRFRYANATSEFLTHDEGAATKTKSKPWLQLLGVPYILSGFVACWKLSQPGRFDVIHCHWPFPHGLIAQAGRWRAKLPLVLNFHGAELLLMRRKRWIKPILHWLLGQSQAVLCNSSFTRGRIRAVREVAVELSPYGTTLPDSERPARAQRQAQDPFEILFVGRHIERKGIEHLIDAMAFLPGDRFRLTIVGHGDRTDALKARAAATQDPRIRFTGKLSTEDLANAYAQASVFVLPAVIDSKGDTEGLGVVLIEAAEMGLPLVGSDVGGIPDVVVQGESGLLATPGDPKSLASHLLALADSPELARQLVEGARSRTRRMFSWDVVIPHQLGIYEKVASKR, encoded by the coding sequence ATGCGTGTTTTGATCCTCACCTCCGTCTACCCTCGCCACCACGGCGATTCCGAAGTGCCCTGGATGCGCGAATCCGTTCGCCGCCTGGTCCAATCCGGTGTGGAAGTGGAAATCCTCGCGCCGTCCTGGAAAGGCTTGGCCAGCCATGAAATCGACGGAGTCCGTGTGCACCGGTTCCGCTACGCCAACGCCACTTCGGAATTTCTCACCCACGACGAAGGCGCCGCCACCAAGACCAAAAGCAAGCCTTGGCTCCAATTGCTCGGCGTTCCGTACATCTTGTCCGGATTCGTCGCGTGCTGGAAGCTCAGCCAACCAGGAAGGTTCGATGTCATCCACTGCCATTGGCCGTTCCCCCATGGCCTGATCGCCCAAGCCGGCCGATGGCGCGCCAAGCTCCCCTTGGTGCTCAATTTCCACGGTGCGGAGCTTTTGCTGATGCGCCGCAAGAGGTGGATCAAGCCCATCCTGCATTGGCTGTTGGGCCAATCCCAAGCGGTCCTCTGCAACAGTTCGTTCACGCGAGGTCGGATCCGCGCGGTGCGGGAAGTGGCCGTGGAGCTCTCCCCCTACGGAACCACCTTGCCGGACTCGGAGCGCCCTGCCCGCGCCCAGCGCCAAGCCCAAGATCCTTTCGAGATCCTGTTCGTGGGCCGACACATCGAACGCAAGGGAATCGAGCACCTGATCGATGCGATGGCCTTCCTGCCTGGAGATCGCTTCCGATTGACCATCGTGGGGCATGGCGACCGCACCGATGCGCTGAAGGCCCGCGCCGCGGCCACGCAAGACCCTCGCATTCGCTTCACCGGCAAACTTTCCACCGAAGATCTCGCCAACGCCTACGCCCAGGCCAGTGTGTTCGTGCTGCCCGCCGTGATCGATTCCAAAGGCGATACCGAAGGGCTGGGGGTGGTCCTGATCGAGGCTGCGGAAATGGGCCTCCCGCTAGTGGGCTCCGATGTGGGCGGTATTCCCGACGTGGTGGTCCAGGGCGAATCGGGCTTGCTCGCCACCCCAGGCGACCCCAAGTCTCTGGCATCGCATCTCCTGGCCCTGGCCGACTCCCCCGAGCTGGCTCGCCAACTGGTGGAGGGTGCCCGCTCCAGGACCCGCCGGATGTTTTCCTGGGATGTCGTGATCCCCCACCAGCTGGGCATCTACGAGAAGGTGGCTTCGAAGCGATAG